One stretch of Eretmochelys imbricata isolate rEreImb1 chromosome 1, rEreImb1.hap1, whole genome shotgun sequence DNA includes these proteins:
- the CCDC181 gene encoding coiled-coil domain-containing protein 181, producing the protein MSDKKDTNDLREAGDSTESAEYEDDFEKDLEWFINEEKEDDDDPGETENEEDVEANIDEDNEEREECVDQLPQPDADLEESPPNEEKPVSVPEVKPLDHTSDTDSESSIQESKLENQQELDEEDDEEIKRYILEKIEEANKLLENQEPLDENRERKLKFKDKLVDLEVPPLEDTEAYKNDPESEEAVSSRLSQLHISNEAGLESMSFSLNGGKDEEHKDGKILVEKDGKFELLSLRDIESHGFLPPISVSFTDIEAQPISPKFSHSIIFGTPSLRKEEPLVQQGVNTFFPIGEEFVCFPKPPPNPKYRPNSAINIARSGGMGRTPRRVQSANVPLRSSTYSLSPKQKEMQKQMQQRKEKLRKEEAAQKKQQEEEKKRENDMVFRAWLQKKKEQVQEEKRIQRAKELEGSNSRQENRDPEEAFRLWLKKKHQDQMKEKQMEILRRQEQCLYFLPRTEDCDRAFKQWLKRKRQEKRAEELAAKERSRQLRLEARRAKQIQNILCTISEPKSFRFTDHYS; encoded by the exons AATGAAGAGGATGTAGAGGCAAATATTGACGAAGACAATGAGGAAAGAGAAGAATGTGTAGATCAGCTTCCTCAGCCTGATGCAGATCTGGAGGAGAGTCCACCAAATGAAGAAAAACCTGTATCCGTACCCGAAGTTAAACCATTGGATCATACATCTGATACTGACAGTGAAAGCTCCATCCAGGAGTCCAAGCTGGAAAACCAGCAGGAactggatgaggaagatgatgaagaAATAAAGCGCTATATTTTGGAAAAGATCGAAGAAGCCAACAAGCTGCTGGAGAACCAAGAACCTCTGGATGAGAATAGAGAAAGGAAACTAAAATTCAAAGATAAATTGGTAGATCTGGAAGTTCCCCCTCTAGAAGATACGGAAGCTTATAAAAATGATCCTGAAAGTGAAGAGGCTGTTTCAAGTAGGCTGTCTCAACTGCATATTTCTAATGAGGCAGGACTGGAAAGCATGTCTTTTTCACTTAATGGTGGCAAGGATGAGGAACACAAGGATGGCAAGATCCTAGTAGAGAAAGATGGGAAGTTTGAACTCTTGAGTTTACGTGATATTGAAAGCCATGGCTTTTTGCCCCCGATAAGTGTTTCTTTCACTGACATTGAAGCTCAACCTATTTCTCCTAAGTTTTCCCATTCCATTATTTTTGGCACTCCCAGTCTAAGAAAGGAAGAGCCTTTAGTGCAGCAAGGGGTAAATACTTTCTTTCCCATTGGAGAAGAGTTTGTCTGTTTCCCTAAGCCTCCACCTAACCCTAAGTATCGCCCAAACTCAGCTATCAACATTGCAAGAAGTGGGGGAATGGGAAGAACTCCCCGTAGGGTGCAGTCTGCAAATGTTCCTTTGAGAAGCTCCACCTACAGTCTTTCACCCAAACAAAAAGAGATGCAAAAACAGATGCAACAAAGGAAAGAGAAACTAAGGAAAGAG GAAGCAGCacaaaaaaaacaacaggaagaagaaaagaagagagagaatgacATGGTCTTTAGAGCTTGGTTGcagaagaaaaaagaacaagTGCAGGAAGAGAAGCGAATTCAGCGTGCAAAGGAACTAGAAGGCTCAAATAGTAGA CAGGAGAACAGAGATCCAGAGGAAGCTTTCAGGTTATGGCTTAAAAAAAAGCACCAAGatcaaatgaaagaaaaacaaatggaaatcCTTAGACGCCAGGAACAGTGCCTGTACTTCCTTCCAAGAACAGAGGACTGTGACAGAGCCTTTAAACA ATGGCTAAAAAGAAAGAGACAGGAAAAGCGAGCAGAGGAACTGGCTGCCAAAGAGCGATCGAGGCAACTTAGGCTAGAAGCCAGAAGAGCAAAACAAATCCAGAATATCCTTTGCACCATTTCTGAACCTAAATCCTTCCGCTTCACAGACCATTACAGCTGA